One Streptomyces drozdowiczii DNA segment encodes these proteins:
- a CDS encoding ABC transporter ATP-binding protein yields MTALRVDGLTVRRTGPRGSFAAVDGVSLEIAPGTTLGLVGESGSGKSTLAGAIVGLVPVRAGRILVDGEEVRTRTVRDRRRLGRRVQVVLQDPDTALDPRMTVRQALAEAATVFRRLDRAGRAERVAELLDLVGLDGRLADRLPRQLSGGQRQRVALARALAVEPGLLIADEITSALDVSVQASVLNTVRRLQQELGLSMLFIGHNLPAVCHVSDTVAVMRNGRIVESAPTGTLLRAPAHPYTRTLLESVPVLRTPPAGEKNP; encoded by the coding sequence GTGACGGCCCTTCGGGTGGACGGCCTCACCGTCCGGCGCACCGGCCCGCGCGGCTCCTTCGCCGCCGTGGACGGGGTTTCGCTGGAGATCGCGCCGGGCACGACGCTGGGTCTCGTCGGGGAGTCGGGCTCCGGGAAGTCCACTCTGGCGGGTGCGATCGTCGGCCTGGTGCCGGTGCGGGCCGGCCGGATCCTGGTCGACGGCGAGGAGGTCCGCACCCGCACCGTCCGGGACCGTCGCCGGCTGGGCCGCCGGGTCCAGGTGGTCCTCCAGGACCCGGACACCGCGCTCGATCCCCGTATGACCGTCCGTCAGGCACTGGCCGAGGCAGCCACGGTGTTCCGCCGGCTCGACCGGGCGGGGCGCGCGGAGCGTGTCGCCGAGCTGCTGGACCTGGTCGGCCTGGACGGCCGGCTCGCGGACCGCCTGCCCCGGCAGCTGTCCGGCGGTCAGCGTCAGCGGGTCGCCCTGGCCCGGGCGCTGGCCGTCGAGCCGGGCCTGCTGATCGCCGACGAGATCACCTCGGCGCTGGACGTCTCGGTGCAGGCGTCCGTCCTGAACACGGTCCGCCGGCTCCAGCAGGAGCTCGGTCTGTCCATGCTGTTCATCGGCCACAATCTGCCGGCGGTCTGCCATGTCTCCGACACGGTGGCGGTCATGCGGAACGGCCGGATCGTGGAGAGCGCGCCCACCGGGACGCTTCTGCGGGCACCGGCGCACCCGTACACCCGGACGCTCCTGGAATCCGTACCGGTCCTGCGCACTCCCCCGGCCGGTGAAAAGAACCCCTGA
- a CDS encoding GntR family transcriptional regulator — protein MATSRGALQPITSRSVVEQATEELRRAILAGQLAPGGEYSLRELAGMLDISFIPIREALRSLESEGLVIMRPGRSAVVAPLDLDDLRGIYRLRRALEPDIARRSCVLLRDEDLDRLEFQATDFGAREQGMADIYDDHHAFHLALLAPAATAWDIRVLTTLWRAGERYIRIGFGRLDPDPAEHQRRGQAHADLVAAFRTRDPGTVGDAVEQHLARNEKIAFSALS, from the coding sequence GTGGCGACATCCCGAGGGGCTCTCCAGCCCATCACGTCGCGGTCCGTGGTGGAGCAGGCCACCGAGGAACTGCGCCGCGCGATCCTGGCCGGACAGCTGGCTCCCGGCGGCGAGTACTCGCTGCGCGAGCTGGCCGGAATGCTCGACATCAGCTTCATCCCCATCCGGGAGGCGCTGCGCAGCCTGGAGAGCGAGGGCCTGGTCATCATGCGGCCCGGCCGCAGCGCCGTCGTGGCCCCGCTCGACCTGGACGACCTGCGCGGGATCTACCGGCTGCGGCGTGCTCTGGAACCGGACATCGCGCGGCGTTCCTGCGTCCTGCTGCGGGACGAGGACCTGGACCGGCTGGAGTTCCAGGCGACCGATTTCGGCGCCCGGGAGCAGGGCATGGCCGATATCTACGACGACCACCACGCCTTCCACCTGGCCCTGTTGGCGCCGGCCGCCACCGCCTGGGACATCCGTGTCCTGACCACCCTGTGGCGGGCCGGCGAGCGCTACATCCGGATCGGCTTCGGCAGGCTCGACCCCGACCCGGCCGAGCACCAGCGGCGCGGCCAGGCCCATGCGGACCTCGTGGCCGCCTTCCGTACCCGGGACCCGGGCACCGTCGGCGACGCGGTCGAGCAGCACCTCGCCCGTAACGAGAAGATCGCCTTCTCCGCCCTGTCCTGA
- a CDS encoding amidohydrolase family protein has product MNAAQWTRRKVLNTAAGTAALAGASALAAPGVAEAHGGRPGPHDRLRIIAIEEAIILPGLITQGTALNGAIPFKPEVTAEWFKRLPDVTEYRLADMDANGVTMQVLSLTPPGVQMQPDAAIAVRDAQVANDALAAVIAAHPTRFGGLAALPLQDPRAAVREARRAIRDLGMAGFLVNGHTNGHYLDEPQFRPVWAELEELGAALYLHPTPAPTGDWGLLKDRPELVGPLYSWAAETGGHALRVVLGGVFDDFPGARLIVGHMGEFLPYMIPRLDVQIRNINTKVPLRRKPSEYLTRNIAITTSGVMDDNMLQAAIRSVGIDNVLFAIDYPFERSEQAVGFLRGASLSAGHRRKIAAGNAERILKL; this is encoded by the coding sequence ATGAACGCTGCCCAGTGGACGAGACGCAAGGTCCTCAACACCGCGGCGGGTACGGCGGCACTGGCCGGCGCGTCGGCGCTGGCGGCCCCGGGTGTCGCCGAGGCCCACGGCGGCAGGCCCGGCCCGCACGACCGGCTGCGGATCATCGCGATCGAGGAGGCCATCATCCTCCCCGGCCTCATCACCCAGGGCACGGCCCTGAACGGCGCGATCCCCTTCAAGCCCGAGGTCACCGCCGAGTGGTTCAAGCGGCTGCCGGACGTCACCGAGTACCGGCTCGCCGACATGGACGCCAACGGGGTAACCATGCAGGTGCTGTCCCTCACCCCGCCCGGTGTCCAGATGCAGCCCGACGCGGCCATCGCCGTACGGGATGCGCAGGTGGCCAACGACGCGCTGGCCGCCGTCATCGCCGCACACCCGACCCGGTTCGGCGGGCTGGCCGCGCTGCCGCTCCAGGACCCCCGGGCGGCCGTGCGCGAGGCCCGGCGCGCGATCCGGGACCTGGGGATGGCCGGGTTCCTGGTCAACGGGCACACCAACGGGCACTATCTGGACGAGCCGCAGTTCCGGCCCGTATGGGCGGAGTTGGAGGAGCTGGGCGCCGCCCTCTACCTGCACCCGACACCGGCGCCCACCGGCGACTGGGGTCTGCTGAAGGACCGTCCGGAGCTGGTCGGCCCGCTGTACAGCTGGGCGGCGGAGACCGGCGGGCACGCCCTGCGCGTCGTGCTCGGCGGGGTCTTCGACGACTTCCCGGGCGCCAGGCTCATCGTGGGCCACATGGGCGAGTTCCTGCCGTACATGATCCCCCGGCTCGATGTGCAGATCCGGAACATCAACACCAAGGTGCCGCTGAGGAGGAAGCCCTCCGAATACCTGACGCGGAACATCGCCATCACCACGTCGGGTGTGATGGACGACAACATGCTCCAGGCCGCCATCCGGTCGGTGGGCATCGACAACGTGCTCTTCGCCATCGACTACCCCTTCGAGAGGAGTGAGCAGGCCGTCGGCTTCCTGCGCGGCGCGAGCCTCTCGGCCGGTCACCGGCGGAAGATCGCCGCCGGCAACGCCGAGCGCATCCTGAAGCTCTGA
- a CDS encoding FAD-dependent monooxygenase: MLDSAGDFGTESDPIRVWKRVAAYLGPDDADLIRVATYTFRSLIAHEWRRGGVLLAGDAAHQMPPFLGQGMCSGFRDAQNLAFKLDLVLRGTAPDRILDTYQTEREPHVRAVTEKGIELGHLQTLRDPERAAERDRTLLARRAESAAPEPMRFPDLADGLLARGAGAGRGHLSVQGVVDDGTHRDRLDQVVGAGFHLLVDEGHLAALEHGRLLDDLAEAGVRVVVPGERAADHGGAAVVRDVDGTYRAWMAELGCSAVAVRPDFYVYGTARGSDAVAGLVAELLDAIRGGVTARDAGADA, encoded by the coding sequence ATGCTCGACTCGGCCGGCGACTTCGGAACCGAGAGCGACCCGATCCGCGTCTGGAAGCGCGTGGCCGCCTACCTCGGCCCCGACGACGCCGACCTCATCCGGGTCGCCACGTACACCTTCCGCTCCCTCATCGCGCACGAGTGGCGCCGAGGCGGTGTCCTGCTGGCCGGTGACGCCGCCCACCAGATGCCCCCGTTCCTCGGCCAGGGCATGTGCTCCGGCTTCCGCGACGCGCAGAACCTCGCGTTCAAGCTGGACCTGGTGCTCCGGGGCACCGCGCCGGACCGCATCCTCGACACGTACCAGACCGAACGCGAGCCGCATGTGCGCGCGGTGACCGAGAAGGGCATCGAGCTGGGCCACCTCCAGACCCTGCGCGACCCCGAACGCGCCGCCGAACGGGACCGCACGCTGCTCGCCCGCCGCGCCGAGTCCGCCGCACCCGAACCCATGCGCTTCCCGGACCTGGCCGACGGACTGCTCGCACGGGGCGCCGGGGCCGGCCGGGGCCACCTGTCGGTGCAGGGCGTCGTGGACGACGGCACCCACCGCGACCGCCTCGACCAGGTCGTGGGCGCGGGCTTCCACCTGCTCGTCGACGAAGGACACCTGGCCGCCCTCGAACACGGCCGGCTGCTCGACGACCTGGCCGAAGCCGGGGTCCGCGTCGTCGTCCCCGGCGAACGCGCCGCCGACCACGGGGGCGCGGCCGTCGTCCGGGACGTGGACGGCACCTACCGCGCGTGGATGGCCGAGCTGGGCTGCTCGGCCGTCGCGGTCCGCCCCGACTTCTACGTGTACGGGACGGCGCGCGGCTCCGACGCGGTGGCCGGGCTGGTGGCCGAACTCCTGGACGCGATCCGCGGCGGCGTGACCGCCCGGGACGCGGGGGCGGACGCCTGA
- a CDS encoding aldehyde dehydrogenase family protein, whose protein sequence is MAQETSVRHWIDGEWVGSARTSDSINPATGEVIGTYADGDAETGQRAIDAAGRAFKEGDWRLDPMVRATALSHLADAYAARMDEVVDTLCLENGKLRPEAGFESHFILRALRFAAGLAVQPHGRVTDTQPGRQAMSIRQPVGVAGIVVPWNSPAYLCIRALAPALAAGCTPVVKMPGQAARTAALMSEILGSVPELPKGVVNVVVESGSEVARLLVDSPQVPVISFTGSSATGRLIAQGAAARFKRVGLELGGKTPHLVFADADMEAALATAVASCTVFAGQFCMTGSRVLVQREIADEFTAALAARLEGIRPGPAADPGSRIGPLIDKASVARVDAAVEAAIATGAKPVVRGGPSTRPELAGGAFYHPTLLAVTDSSLPIVQEETFGPVQTVQVFDTEEEAIALANDTEYGLSACVWSRDADRPMRVARQLDAGLVSINSWANLTVEFEEGGFKSSGVGRLGGLASMEDFLEYKQITQDYAPQQH, encoded by the coding sequence ATGGCACAAGAGACCTCCGTACGGCACTGGATCGACGGCGAGTGGGTCGGTTCGGCCCGGACCTCCGACAGCATCAACCCGGCCACCGGTGAGGTGATCGGCACATACGCGGACGGCGACGCGGAGACGGGGCAGCGGGCCATCGACGCGGCCGGCCGCGCCTTCAAGGAGGGCGACTGGCGGCTCGACCCGATGGTGCGCGCCACCGCCCTCAGCCACCTCGCCGACGCGTACGCCGCACGCATGGACGAGGTCGTCGACACACTGTGCCTGGAGAACGGCAAGCTCCGCCCGGAGGCGGGCTTCGAGTCGCACTTCATCCTGCGCGCGCTGCGCTTCGCGGCGGGTCTCGCGGTCCAGCCGCACGGCCGGGTCACCGACACCCAGCCGGGCCGCCAGGCCATGTCCATCCGGCAGCCGGTCGGCGTCGCCGGCATCGTCGTGCCCTGGAACTCTCCCGCCTACCTGTGCATCCGCGCGTTGGCCCCGGCTCTCGCCGCGGGCTGTACGCCCGTGGTGAAGATGCCGGGGCAGGCCGCCCGTACCGCCGCCCTGATGAGCGAGATCCTCGGTTCCGTACCCGAGTTGCCGAAGGGCGTGGTGAACGTCGTCGTCGAGTCGGGCTCGGAGGTCGCCCGCCTGCTGGTGGACTCCCCGCAGGTGCCCGTCATCAGCTTCACGGGCAGCAGCGCCACCGGACGGCTCATCGCCCAGGGCGCGGCGGCCCGCTTCAAGCGGGTCGGCCTCGAACTCGGCGGCAAGACCCCGCACTTGGTCTTCGCGGACGCGGACATGGAGGCCGCGCTCGCCACGGCCGTCGCCTCGTGCACCGTCTTCGCCGGGCAGTTCTGCATGACGGGCAGCCGGGTTCTGGTCCAGCGGGAGATCGCGGACGAGTTCACGGCCGCGCTGGCGGCCCGCCTGGAAGGGATACGGCCCGGCCCCGCCGCCGACCCCGGGAGCCGGATCGGCCCCCTGATCGACAAGGCGTCGGTCGCCCGTGTCGACGCGGCGGTGGAGGCGGCCATCGCCACCGGTGCCAAGCCGGTCGTGCGGGGTGGCCCGAGCACCCGCCCCGAGCTGGCCGGGGGCGCCTTCTACCACCCGACGCTGCTCGCGGTCACCGACTCCTCGCTGCCGATCGTCCAGGAGGAGACCTTCGGCCCCGTCCAGACCGTCCAGGTCTTCGACACCGAGGAGGAGGCGATCGCCCTCGCCAACGACACCGAGTACGGGCTGAGCGCCTGTGTCTGGAGCCGCGACGCCGACCGTCCGATGCGGGTCGCACGGCAGCTCGACGCCGGCCTCGTCTCCATCAACAGCTGGGCGAACCTGACCGTCGAATTCGAGGAGGGCGGCTTCAAGTCCAGTGGCGTGGGGCGGCTCGGCGGCCTGGCGTCCATGGAGGACTTCCTGGAGTACAAGCAGATCACTCAGGACTACGCGCCGCAGCAGCACTGA
- a CDS encoding amidohydrolase family protein, which yields MRTIGLEEHFVTPELEGYGASAAAIIQPEKWREASRRLLDITGERLAEMDAAGLDMQVLSLNSPGIQAEKDAGIAVARAKAVNNLLAGVVTDHPERFAGFAALPLQDPKAAADELERAVSELGMYGALVNAHTQGRYLDHPELRVVWERAAGLDVPLYLHPANGVDVPDVIQGHPELIGPMWSWGSETATHFLRCVFGGVFDDFPDAKMLLGHMGEGLPYTLWRLDSRWEYHNHHGVELARKNPSEYVRHNLYITTSGVCSAAPLLCALLALGADHILFGTDYPFEEMGAATEFLRTAPISEADRAKIAHGNAERLLGL from the coding sequence ATGCGGACCATCGGTCTCGAGGAACACTTCGTCACCCCGGAGTTGGAGGGTTACGGCGCCTCGGCGGCCGCCATCATTCAGCCGGAGAAGTGGCGCGAGGCGTCCCGGCGGCTCCTGGACATCACCGGTGAGCGGCTGGCCGAGATGGACGCGGCGGGCCTGGACATGCAGGTGCTGTCCCTCAACTCCCCCGGAATCCAGGCCGAGAAGGACGCGGGCATCGCGGTCGCCCGGGCGAAGGCGGTGAACAACCTGCTGGCCGGCGTGGTCACCGACCACCCCGAGCGCTTCGCCGGTTTCGCCGCACTGCCGTTGCAGGACCCGAAGGCGGCTGCCGACGAACTGGAGCGCGCCGTCTCGGAGTTGGGCATGTACGGCGCCCTGGTGAACGCGCACACCCAGGGCCGCTACCTCGACCACCCGGAACTGCGCGTCGTCTGGGAGCGCGCCGCGGGCCTGGACGTGCCGCTGTACCTCCACCCGGCCAACGGCGTCGACGTCCCGGACGTCATCCAGGGCCATCCCGAGCTGATCGGCCCGATGTGGAGCTGGGGTTCGGAGACCGCGACGCACTTCCTGCGGTGCGTGTTCGGGGGCGTCTTCGACGACTTCCCGGACGCCAAGATGCTGCTGGGCCACATGGGTGAGGGGCTGCCGTACACGCTGTGGCGGCTGGACTCCCGCTGGGAGTACCACAACCACCACGGTGTGGAGCTAGCCCGGAAGAACCCCTCGGAGTACGTCCGCCACAACCTGTACATCACGACGAGCGGCGTGTGTTCGGCTGCGCCGCTGCTGTGCGCGCTGCTGGCCCTGGGCGCGGATCACATCCTCTTCGGCACCGACTATCCCTTCGAGGAGATGGGCGCGGCCACCGAGTTCCTGCGTACGGCCCCGATCAGCGAGGCCGACCGCGCGAAGATCGCCCACGGCAACGCCGAACGGCTCCTCGGCCTCTGA
- a CDS encoding FAD-dependent monooxygenase has protein sequence MPSVSPMRVPGRVQVLVAGGGPVGLAAAVELGRRGIDVLVVEPRAAVSHARPRCKTLNVRTMEHLRRWSLAERLRARAPLPPSWSQDVVFCTSLSGRELSRFTGVLGLVPEGDRFPETGQQAPQYVLEEVLREAVEEIAPGRLVLGSKVVGVYQDDESVAVTVDNGTGRRVVVTADYVIGCDGPRSVVRDEIGARYVGGEALRPNFGMVFESPGLWEHVAHGPAVQYWVVNAAAPALVGPLDRTDTWWAIGFGVDRETGEREARRIIDGVAGRPVRAKVLSTDPWTARMMTVDRMRDGRVFLAGDAAHLNPPFGGHGLNTGIGDAVDLGWKLAAVLDGWGGPGILDSYESERRPVQERVIREATANMRVLSTELYADDLDADDEAGARARRAAGVRIQETKKAEFHSLDLVLGLRVADSPVVPAARTLWAGARLPHLFLADGRSLYDVLGAGLTLLALTEDAPVAAVEEAARLRGVPLGVVRLPEPLAAGYAAKLGARLVLVRPDQVVAWLGDEAPEDAVSLIDTVGGGAPRPVHTSQERKHHV, from the coding sequence ATGCCTTCCGTCTCCCCCATGCGCGTCCCCGGGCGCGTGCAGGTGCTCGTCGCCGGTGGCGGGCCGGTCGGCCTGGCCGCCGCCGTCGAACTGGGCCGACGGGGCATCGACGTCCTGGTGGTCGAGCCGCGCGCCGCCGTGTCCCACGCGCGCCCGCGCTGCAAGACCCTCAATGTGCGCACGATGGAGCACCTGCGCCGCTGGAGCCTCGCCGAGCGGTTGCGCGCGCGTGCCCCGCTGCCTCCTTCCTGGTCGCAGGACGTGGTGTTCTGCACCTCGCTGTCCGGCCGGGAGCTGTCGCGGTTCACCGGTGTCCTCGGCCTCGTGCCGGAGGGCGACCGCTTCCCGGAGACCGGGCAGCAGGCCCCGCAGTACGTGCTGGAGGAGGTGCTGCGCGAGGCGGTCGAGGAGATCGCCCCGGGGCGGCTCGTCCTCGGCTCGAAGGTCGTCGGTGTGTACCAGGACGACGAGTCGGTGGCCGTGACCGTCGATAACGGCACCGGCCGGCGCGTCGTCGTGACCGCCGACTACGTGATCGGGTGCGACGGCCCGCGCAGCGTGGTGCGGGACGAGATCGGTGCGCGTTACGTGGGCGGGGAGGCCCTGCGCCCCAACTTCGGCATGGTCTTCGAGAGCCCCGGCCTGTGGGAGCACGTCGCGCACGGGCCCGCGGTGCAGTACTGGGTGGTCAACGCGGCGGCTCCGGCGCTGGTCGGGCCGCTGGACCGGACGGACACCTGGTGGGCGATCGGCTTCGGCGTCGACCGGGAGACCGGGGAGCGCGAGGCCCGCCGGATCATCGACGGCGTGGCGGGGCGGCCGGTGCGGGCGAAGGTGCTGTCCACCGACCCGTGGACGGCCCGGATGATGACCGTCGACCGGATGCGCGACGGCCGGGTCTTCCTCGCCGGTGACGCCGCGCACCTCAACCCGCCGTTCGGCGGGCACGGGCTCAACACGGGCATCGGGGACGCGGTGGACCTGGGCTGGAAGCTCGCCGCCGTGCTGGACGGCTGGGGCGGGCCCGGCATCCTCGACAGCTACGAGAGCGAACGCCGCCCCGTGCAGGAGCGCGTCATCCGCGAGGCGACCGCCAACATGCGGGTGCTGTCCACCGAGTTGTACGCGGACGACCTCGACGCGGACGACGAGGCGGGCGCGCGGGCCCGGCGGGCGGCGGGCGTCCGGATCCAGGAGACCAAGAAGGCGGAGTTCCACTCCCTCGACCTGGTGCTCGGTCTCCGCGTCGCGGACTCCCCCGTCGTCCCCGCCGCGCGCACCCTGTGGGCGGGGGCCCGGCTGCCCCACTTGTTCCTGGCGGACGGCCGGTCCCTGTACGACGTGCTCGGTGCGGGCCTGACGCTCCTCGCGCTCACGGAGGACGCGCCGGTGGCGGCCGTCGAGGAGGCCGCGCGGCTGCGGGGCGTACCGCTCGGCGTGGTCCGGCTGCCGGAGCCGTTGGCCGCCGGGTACGCCGCGAAGTTGGGCGCCCGCCTCGTCCTGGTCCGTCCGGACCAGGTGGTGGCCTGGCTGGGCGACGAGGCTCCCGAGGATGCCGTTTCCCTGATCGACACGGTCGGCGGCGGCGCGCCCCGGCCGGTGCACACCTCCCAGGAAAGGAAGCACCACGTATGA
- a CDS encoding IclR family transcriptional regulator — protein MNTQRPSDSAPPGEAPPARQGIQSVELAMTVLQALEEGRGPMTLTQISAASGMQPSKAHRYLVSLARVGLVAQSPSSGRYDMGPAMRRLGVESLRRMDEVALVSEHLPALRDSTSHAVNLSVWGDHGPVVVRWEYGAHALPITVRVGATMPLLTSAMGGAFLAHLPDQLTEPVLRGQLEVAALDAATRDRIDRIRAGVRREGVASTVGGVIPGITSVAAPVFTAGESFPLVVTLVMPARGLTEQEIARVSAELLRSTRAMSEVLGHAVGGP, from the coding sequence GTGAACACACAGCGCCCCTCCGACTCCGCGCCGCCCGGCGAGGCGCCGCCGGCCCGGCAGGGAATCCAGTCCGTCGAACTGGCGATGACGGTCCTGCAAGCCCTCGAGGAGGGGCGCGGCCCGATGACGCTGACGCAGATCTCCGCCGCCAGCGGCATGCAGCCCAGCAAGGCCCACCGCTATCTGGTCAGCCTCGCCCGGGTCGGCCTCGTGGCCCAGTCGCCCAGCTCCGGCCGGTACGACATGGGCCCCGCCATGCGCCGGCTCGGCGTCGAGTCGCTGCGCAGGATGGACGAGGTGGCGCTCGTGAGCGAGCATCTGCCCGCACTGCGGGACAGCACCTCGCACGCGGTCAACCTGTCGGTGTGGGGCGACCACGGACCGGTCGTGGTGCGCTGGGAGTACGGTGCTCACGCCCTCCCGATCACCGTCCGGGTCGGTGCCACCATGCCCCTGCTGACCTCGGCGATGGGAGGCGCGTTCCTCGCGCACCTGCCCGACCAGCTCACCGAGCCGGTGCTCCGCGGACAACTGGAGGTGGCGGCGCTGGACGCGGCCACCCGGGACCGTATCGACCGGATCAGGGCCGGAGTACGACGAGAAGGCGTGGCGTCCACCGTCGGGGGCGTCATCCCCGGCATCACCTCGGTGGCCGCCCCCGTCTTCACCGCCGGTGAGTCCTTCCCGCTCGTCGTCACCCTGGTGATGCCCGCGCGGGGCCTCACGGAGCAGGAGATCGCACGCGTCTCGGCCGAACTCCTGCGCTCGACCCGAGCCATGTCCGAAGTCCTGGGCCACGCCGTCGGCGGGCCCTAG
- a CDS encoding 3-oxoacyl-ACP synthase III family protein: MGVLAPGQTLPHQRPFHQTGAGLSVPFAVAGTGLHLPPTVVTNEELTRTLDTSDAWITSRTGIRERRCLAPDSATSDMCVAAARPALESAGVEPAELDAVIVASYTGDQPLVSTALIVKDALGAHRALSLDVTQAACASGIQAMLLAAHLLQNPSIGTILLLAADCASRITDPADRTTRVFFGDAAAAVVLTRSETPGAGLLSYDLGSRLSYDVQIPAGGSRLPASSATVAAGEHYLRMDGRAVWNTATTRLPESIRSAAHRAGVPVDRVRHFFLHQANLNILNETLATLGVPRERAAVTIDRLGNTGSAGVFTALHTTAAQGALRPGDVYVLSAIGAGFQWGSLCLRHA; encoded by the coding sequence ATGGGAGTTCTCGCGCCCGGCCAGACCCTGCCCCACCAGAGGCCGTTCCATCAGACCGGCGCCGGCCTGTCCGTGCCGTTCGCGGTCGCCGGGACCGGGCTGCACCTGCCTCCGACGGTCGTCACCAACGAGGAGCTGACGCGCACCCTGGACACCAGCGACGCGTGGATCACCAGCCGCACCGGAATCCGTGAACGCCGCTGCCTGGCACCGGACTCGGCGACCTCCGACATGTGCGTCGCCGCCGCGCGTCCGGCGTTGGAGTCGGCCGGGGTGGAGCCGGCCGAGCTGGACGCTGTCATCGTCGCCAGTTACACGGGCGACCAGCCGCTCGTGTCGACCGCGCTGATCGTCAAGGACGCCCTCGGCGCCCACCGCGCCCTGTCGCTGGACGTCACCCAGGCCGCCTGCGCCTCGGGAATCCAGGCCATGCTGCTTGCCGCGCACCTCCTCCAGAACCCGTCCATCGGGACGATCCTGCTCCTCGCGGCCGACTGCGCGTCCAGGATCACCGACCCCGCCGACCGCACGACGCGCGTCTTCTTCGGGGACGCCGCGGCAGCCGTCGTCCTCACCCGCAGCGAGACGCCCGGGGCGGGGCTGCTCTCCTACGACCTGGGCTCCCGGCTCTCGTACGACGTCCAGATCCCCGCCGGGGGCTCCCGGCTGCCGGCGAGCAGCGCCACCGTCGCCGCCGGGGAGCACTACCTGCGCATGGACGGGCGTGCCGTGTGGAACACCGCGACGACACGGCTCCCCGAGAGCATCCGCAGCGCCGCGCACCGGGCCGGGGTGCCCGTCGACCGGGTCCGGCACTTCTTCCTGCACCAGGCCAACCTGAACATCCTCAACGAGACCCTGGCCACCCTCGGCGTCCCCCGCGAGCGCGCCGCCGTCACCATCGACCGGCTGGGCAACACCGGTTCGGCGGGCGTGTTCACCGCGCTGCACACCACGGCGGCCCAGGGCGCCCTGCGTCCGGGGGACGTCTATGTGCTGTCCGCCATCGGCGCGGGCTTCCAGTGGGGCAGCCTCTGCCTGCGTCACGCCTGA
- a CDS encoding alpha/beta hydrolase, with protein MAKQRDLLTFEVDGHTITALLAAPAEPTGKPLIAALHGGTYTARYWDVAGSPAGSFLDVAVAHGHTVVAFDRPGYGGSTALTPDANTFARHGELLDAALTQAVERLAADSVFLVGHSIGGMIALMIAAGRPEIPLIGVSATGMGAVIPSGGAAEALGSLPADSTVDLPYDQRDQVMFGPEHTYRAEGIRQAHESYAPTPVRELIQAPRWPKEHLPALAPEVRVPVHNALAEYDALWSSGAENVARFAALFTAAPFVDASVARGTGHCIDHHLLGLATQLRQLAFAEECAHWAARQKSESVS; from the coding sequence ATGGCCAAGCAGCGCGACCTTCTGACCTTCGAGGTCGACGGACACACGATCACGGCGCTTCTCGCGGCACCCGCCGAGCCCACCGGCAAGCCCCTGATCGCCGCCCTCCACGGCGGCACGTACACAGCGCGGTACTGGGACGTGGCGGGTTCTCCCGCCGGGTCCTTCCTGGACGTCGCCGTCGCGCACGGCCATACGGTGGTGGCCTTCGACCGCCCCGGCTACGGCGGCAGCACCGCGCTGACCCCGGACGCCAACACCTTCGCGCGGCATGGGGAGTTGCTGGACGCCGCCCTGACGCAGGCTGTCGAACGGCTCGCGGCAGACAGCGTGTTCCTCGTCGGCCATTCGATCGGCGGCATGATCGCGCTGATGATCGCCGCCGGCCGGCCGGAGATCCCGCTGATCGGTGTCTCGGCGACCGGCATGGGCGCCGTCATCCCGAGCGGCGGCGCGGCCGAGGCCCTGGGCTCCCTGCCGGCGGACTCGACGGTGGATCTGCCGTACGACCAGCGCGACCAGGTGATGTTCGGCCCCGAGCACACCTATCGGGCGGAGGGGATACGCCAGGCGCACGAGTCGTACGCCCCCACGCCGGTAAGGGAGTTGATCCAGGCACCGCGGTGGCCGAAGGAGCACCTTCCCGCCCTGGCCCCCGAAGTCCGCGTGCCGGTGCACAACGCGCTCGCCGAGTACGACGCGCTGTGGAGCAGCGGCGCGGAGAACGTCGCGAGGTTCGCGGCGCTCTTCACGGCGGCGCCCTTCGTGGACGCGAGTGTCGCCCGCGGGACGGGCCACTGCATCGACCACCACCTCCTCGGCCTCGCCACTCAGCTGCGGCAGCTCGCGTTCGCCGAGGAGTGTGCGCACTGGGCCGCGCGGCAGAAGAGCGAGAGCGTGAGCTGA